The Perca fluviatilis chromosome 2, GENO_Pfluv_1.0, whole genome shotgun sequence genome includes a region encoding these proteins:
- the LOC120548975 gene encoding olfactory receptor 2AT4-like: MITNFTTVRSFLILGFPGLSPQYYGPVSALLFFIYLAITIGNIFILAFVFYEKSLQKPTYLVFCHLALNDLTFGTVTLPKIISQYWLGDSIISFYACFTQMFFVHYLGSVTSFILLVMALDRFIAICIPLRYPALITNIISVLCGFAWFIPLPLMVAVVLHTITLPFCKSNVIAQCYCDHIPITSQACGENVKIVQVTSLCVAMFCLLLPLAIILFSYVSIIVVILKMSNASGRKKTLLTCTPQIFITCLFYLPRCFVYVANTVGFSFSLDVRILLILLYSIFPAAVNPIIYCFKTQDIKQMLMKRLKKTKIGIKIKLSY, translated from the coding sequence ATGATCACCAATTTTACAACCGTGAGAAGCTTCCTCATCCTCGGATTCCCTGGTCTTTCACCACAATATTATGGACCTGTGTCagctctgctttttttcatctACCTAGCTATTACAATaggaaatattttcattttagcaTTTGTTTTCTATGAGAAGTCCCTGCAAAAACCAACATATCTGGTCTTTTGTCACCTGGCACTTAATGACTTAACCTTTGGAACTGTGACTCTCCCAAAgatcatatcacaatattggtTGGGTGATAgcattatttctttttatgcATGCTTTACACAGATGTTCTTTGTTCACTATTTAGGATCAGTTACTTCTTTCATCTTGTTGGTAATGGCTCTTGATCGATTTATTGCGATATGTATTCCACTGCGTTACCCTGCTCTAATCACAAACATCATATCAGTGCTTTGTGGTTTTGCTTGGTTTATACCTCTGCCTTTGATGGTAGCTGTTGTACTCCATACCATAACTTTACCTTTCTGTAAATCAAATGTTATTGCTCAGTGCTACTGTGACCACATACCTATAACAAGTCAGGCATGTGGTGAGAATGTTAAAATTGTACAGGTCACTAGTCTCTGTGTTGCCATGTTTTGTCTCTTGCTTCCTCTTGCAATAATCTTGTTTTCCTATGTTTCCATCAttgtggttattttgaaaatgtccaatGCTTCAGGCcgcaaaaaaacattattaacTTGTACCCCCCAAATATTTATCACTTGTCTTTTTTACCTTCCCAGGTGTTTTGTTTATGTAGCTAATACTGTTGGATTTTCCTTCAGTTTAGATGTTCGTATTTTATTAATACTGTTGTACAGTATTTTTCCTGCTGCTGTTAATCCGATCATATATTGTTTCAAGACTCAAGACATTAAGCAGATGTTGATGAAGAGGCTGAAGAAAACTAAAATTGGAATAAAGATAAAActttcatattaa
- the LOC120548843 gene encoding olfactory receptor 2AT4-like — protein MFYTNVTRITNFFILGFPGLSQEYYGPVSALLLILFLAIAVGNIFILMFVKCERSLHKPTYLIFCHLALTDLMFGTVTLPKIISKYWFDDSIISFYGCFVQMYFVHFLGASHSFILMVMALDRFIAICAPLRYTALFTNNTVSVLCGISWILPMSWMVGIVVDTLRLPYCNSNIIIHCFCDHIAITVLGCENVREVQVVAFGGAMFFLILPLGFVIFSYFVIIVAVMRMTSSNSSRMLALSTCSPQILITFLYYMPRCFVYLANFVGFTFSVPVRIVVVMLYSILPAAINPLIYCFKTKDIKEHLKKKLVTRKINSSTTTG, from the coding sequence ATGTTCTACACTAATGTAACAAGGATTACAAATTTCTTCATCCTGGGATTTCCTGGACTTTCACAGGAATATTATGGACCTGTGTCAGCCCTGCTTTTGATTCTCTTCTTGGCTATAGCAGtaggaaatatttttattttaatgtttgttaAATGTGAGAGGTCTCTTCACAAACCCACATATCTGATATTTTGCCACTTGGCACTAACTGACTTAATGTTTGGGACTGTTACTCTGCCAAAGATTATATCAAAATATTGGTTTGATGACagcattatttcattttatggaTGCTTTGTACAAATGTACTTTGTTCATTTTTTAGGGGCATCTCATTCTTTCATCCTGATGGTGATGGCCCTTGATCGCTTTATTGCAATTTGTGCTCCACTGCGTTACACAGCTCTTTTCACAAACAACACTGTTTCTGTGCTTTGTGGAATATCATGGATTTTGCCAATGTCATGGATGGTGGGTATAGTTGTAGATACTCTGAGATTGCCTTACTGTAATTCAAACATAATTATACATTGCTTTTGTGACCATATAGCAATAACAGTGCTTGGATGTGAGAACGTACGAGAAGTTCAGGTAGTTGCATTTGGTGGGGCCATGTTCTTTTTGATATTGCCTCTGGGTTTTGTCATCTTCTCTTATTTTGTCATCATTGTTGCAGTTATGAGAATGACCAGTTCTAATAGCAGTCGCATGTTGGCTCTGTCTACCTGCTCGCCACAGATTCTCATCACATTTCTCTATTACATGCCAAGATGCTTCGTGTACCTGGCAAATTTTGTAGGATTTACATTCAGTGTCCCAGTTCGCATAGTTGTTGTAATGCTGTACAGTATTTTACCTGCTGCTATTAACCCATTAATATACTGTTTCAAAACCAAGGATATCAAAGAACACTTGAAAAAGAAATTAGTTACCAGGAAAATTAATAGCAGCACAACAACTGgctga